A single region of the Equus przewalskii isolate Varuska chromosome 26, EquPr2, whole genome shotgun sequence genome encodes:
- the RALGDS gene encoding ral guanine nucleotide dissociation stimulator isoform X5, translated as MVQRMWAEAAGPAGGAEPLFPGSRRSRSVWDAVRLEVGSPDSCPVVLHSFTQLDPDLPRLESSTQEIGEELVNGVIYSISLRKVQVHHGTNKGQRWLGCENESALNLYETCKVRTVKAGTLEKLVERLVPAFQGSDLSYVTIFLCTYRAFTTTQQVLDLLFKSAISSILGTWLDQYSEDFCQPPDFPCLKQLVAYVQLNMPGSDLERRAHHLLAQLEHAELIEAELEALSPAPVPALRPTPNLEPAPALALVPCPVPAPEPEPAPAPELEPEPAPEPEPTPASELEPALAPAPELEPEPVPAPELEPEPVPAPELEAALSQTLELEPTPAPEPSWPSSVAAENGLSEEKPHLLTFPPDLVAEQFTLMDAELFKKVVPYHCLGSIWSQRDKKGKEHLAPTVRATVTQFNNVANCVITTCLGDRSVTARDRARVVEHWIEVARECRVLKNFSSLYAILSALQSNSIHRLKKTWEEVSRDSFRIFQKLSEIFSDENNYSLSRELLIKEGTSKFATLEMNPKRAQKRPKETGVIQGTVPYLGTFLTDLVMLDTAMKDYLYGRLINFEKRRKEFEVIAQIKLLQSACNNYSIAPEEHFGAWFRAMEWLSEAESYNLSCELEPPSESASNTLKAKKNTAIVKRWSDRQAPSTELSTSGSSHSKSCDQLRCGPYLSSGDIADALSVHSAGSSSSDVEEINMSFVPESPDGQEKKFWESASQSSPETSGISSASSSTSSSSASTTPVASTRTHKRSVSGVCSYSSSLPLYNQQVGDCCIIRVSLDVDNGNMYKSILVTSQDKAPAVIRKAMDKHNLDEDEPEDYELVQIISDDRKLKIPENANVFYAMNSTANYDFVLKKRTFTKGAKVRHGASSTLPRMKQKGLKIAKGIF; from the exons AGCTCTACGCAGGAGATTGGTGAGGAGCTGGTCAACGGGGTCATCTACTCCATCTCCCTGCGCAAGGTGCAGGTGCACCATGGCACCAACAAGGGCCAGCGCTGGCTCGGG TGTGAGAATGAGTCGGCCCTGAACCTGTATGAGACCTGCAAGGTGCGGACTGTGAAGGCAGGCACGCTGGAGAAGCTGGTGGAGCGCCTGGTGCCTGCCTTCCAGGGCAGCGACCTCTCCTACGTCACCATCTTTCTGTGCACCTACCGAGCCTTCACCACCACCCAGCAGGTCCTGGACCTGCTGTTCAAAAG TGCCATCTCCTCCATCCTGGGCACCTGGCTGGACCAGTACTCAGAGGACTTCTGTCAGCCCCCGGACTTTCCCTGCCTCAAGCAACTGGTGGCCTATGTGCAGCTCAACATGCCCGGCTCTGACCTGGAGCGCCGTGCCCACCATCTCCTGGCTCAGTTGGAGCACGCAGAGCTCATTGAGGCCGAGTTGGAGG CTCTGTCACCAGCTCCAGTGCCAGCTCTGAGACCAACTCCCAATCTAGAGCCAGCGCCAGCACTAGCTCTAGTGCCTTGTCCAGTGCCAgctccagagccagagccagcACCAGCTCCAGAGCTAGAGCCAGAACCAGCTCCAGAGCCAGAGCCAACGCCAGCTTCAGAGCTAGAGCCAGCTCTAGCGCCAGCTCCAGAGCTAGAGCCAGAGCCAGTACCAGCTCCAGAGCTAGAGCCAGAGCCAGTACCAGCTCCAGAGCTGGAGGCAGCTCTGTCACAAACTCTAGAGCTAGAGCCAACACCAGCACCAGAGCCTTCCTGGCCTTCGTCTGTGGCTGCAGAGAACGGGCTGAGTGAGGAGAAGCCTCACCTCTTGACGTTCCCACCTGACCTGGTAGCGGAGCAGTTTACACTGATGGACGCG gagCTGTTCAAGAAGGTGGTGCCCTACCACTGCCTGGGCTCCATCTGGTCCCAGCGGGACAAGAAGGGCAAGGAGCACCTGGCTCCCACCGTCCGTGCCACCGTCACCCAGTTCAACAATGTTGCCAACTGCGTCATCACCACCTGCCTCGGGGACCGGAGTGTGACGGCCCGTGACAGGGCCAGGGTGGTAGAGCACTGGATTGAGGTGGCCAGG GAGTGCCGAGTCCTCAAGAACTTCTCATCACTCTACGccatcctctctgctctgcaGAGCAACTCCATCCACCGACTGAAAAAGACGTGGGAAGAAGTTTCCAG ggaCAGCTTCCGAATCTTTCAGAAGCTGTCAGAGATTTTCTCAGACGAGAACAACTACTCACTGAGCAGAGAGCTGCTCATCAAG GAGGGGACCTCCAAGTTTGCCACGCTGGAGATGAACCCCAAGAGAGCCCAGAAACGGCCGAAAGAGACG GGTGTCATCCAGGGCACGGTTCCCTACCTGGGCACGTTCCTCACAGACCTGGTGATGCTGGACACTGCGATGAAGGACTATCTGTAT GGGAGACTGATCAACTTcgagaagaggaggaag GAATTCGAAGTGATCGCCCAGATCAAGCTGCTCCAGTCGGCCTGCAACAATTACAGCATTGCGCCTGAGGAGCACTTTGGGGCCTGGTTCCGGGCCATGGAGTGGCTCAGCGAGGCTGAGAG CTACAACCTGTCCTGTGAGCTGGAGCCCCCCTCTGAATCAGCCAGCAACACGCTCAAGGCCAAGAAGAACACTGCCATTGTTAAGCGCTGGAGCGA CCGCCAGGCCCCCAGCACAGAGCTCAGTACAAGCGGCAGCTCCCACTCCAAGTCCTGTGACCAGCTCAGGTGTGGCCCCTACCTCAGCAGCGGGGACATCGCTGATGCACTCAGCGTCCACTCAGCTGGCTCCTCCAGCTCCGATGTGGAGGAGATCAACATGAGCTTTGTCCCAGAGTCCCCCGATGGCCAGGAAAAGAAG TTCTGGGAGTCAGCTTCCCAGTCGTCCCCCGAGACCTCCGGCATCAGCTCAGCctccagcagcacctcctcctcgTCAGCCTCCACCACCCCCGTGGCCTCCACCCGTACCCACAAGCGCTCCGTCTCGGGGGTCTGCAGCTACAGCTCCTCGCTGCCCCTCTACAACCAGCAGGTGGGCGACTGCTGCATCATCCGTGTCAGCCTGGACGTGGACAACGGCAACATGTACAAGAGCATCCTG GTGACCAGCCAAGATAAAGCTCCGGCCGTAATCCGCAAGGCCATGGACAAACACAACCTGGATGAGGATGAGCCAGAGGACTATGAGCTGGTGCAGATTATTTCAGACGATCGAA AACTGAAGATCCCTGAAAACGCCAATGTGTTTTACGCTATGAACTCTACTGCCAACTATGACTTTGTCCTAAAGAAACGGACCTTCACCAAGGGGGCAAAGGTCAGGCATGGAGCCAGCTCAACCCTGCCTCGCATGAAGCAGAAGGGACTCAAGATTGCCAAAGGCATCTTCTAA
- the RALGDS gene encoding ral guanine nucleotide dissociation stimulator isoform X7, producing the protein MMVDCQSSTQEIGEELVNGVIYSISLRKVQVHHGTNKGQRWLGCENESALNLYETCKVRTVKAGTLEKLVERLVPAFQGSDLSYVTIFLCTYRAFTTTQQVLDLLFKRYGCILPYSDEDGGPQDQLRNAISSILGTWLDQYSEDFCQPPDFPCLKQLVAYVQLNMPGSDLERRAHHLLAQLEHAELIEAELEALSPAPVPALRPTPNLEPAPALALVPCPVPAPEPEPAPAPELEPEPAPEPEPTPASELEPALAPAPELEPEPVPAPELEPEPVPAPELEAALSQTLELEPTPAPEPSWPSSVAAENGLSEEKPHLLTFPPDLVAEQFTLMDAELFKKVVPYHCLGSIWSQRDKKGKEHLAPTVRATVTQFNNVANCVITTCLGDRSVTARDRARVVEHWIEVARECRVLKNFSSLYAILSALQSNSIHRLKKTWEEVSRDSFRIFQKLSEIFSDENNYSLSRELLIKEGTSKFATLEMNPKRAQKRPKETGVIQGTVPYLGTFLTDLVMLDTAMKDYLYGRLINFEKRRKEFEVIAQIKLLQSACNNYSIAPEEHFGAWFRAMEWLSEAESYNLSCELEPPSESASNTLKAKKNTAIVKRWSDRQAPSTELSTSGSSHSKSCDQLRCGPYLSSGDIADALSVHSAGSSSSDVEEINMSFVPESPDGQEKKFWESASQSSPETSGISSASSSTSSSSASTTPVASTRTHKRSVSGVCSYSSSLPLYNQQVGDCCIIRVSLDVDNGNMYKSILVTSQDKAPAVIRKAMDKHNLDEDEPEDYELVQIISDDRKLKIPENANVFYAMNSTANYDFVLKKRTFTKGAKVRHGASSTLPRMKQKGLKIAKGIF; encoded by the exons AGCTCTACGCAGGAGATTGGTGAGGAGCTGGTCAACGGGGTCATCTACTCCATCTCCCTGCGCAAGGTGCAGGTGCACCATGGCACCAACAAGGGCCAGCGCTGGCTCGGG TGTGAGAATGAGTCGGCCCTGAACCTGTATGAGACCTGCAAGGTGCGGACTGTGAAGGCAGGCACGCTGGAGAAGCTGGTGGAGCGCCTGGTGCCTGCCTTCCAGGGCAGCGACCTCTCCTACGTCACCATCTTTCTGTGCACCTACCGAGCCTTCACCACCACCCAGCAGGTCCTGGACCTGCTGTTCAAAAG ATATGGATGCATCCTCCCTTACTCCGACGAGGACGGTGGACCCCAGGACCAACTGAGAAA TGCCATCTCCTCCATCCTGGGCACCTGGCTGGACCAGTACTCAGAGGACTTCTGTCAGCCCCCGGACTTTCCCTGCCTCAAGCAACTGGTGGCCTATGTGCAGCTCAACATGCCCGGCTCTGACCTGGAGCGCCGTGCCCACCATCTCCTGGCTCAGTTGGAGCACGCAGAGCTCATTGAGGCCGAGTTGGAGG CTCTGTCACCAGCTCCAGTGCCAGCTCTGAGACCAACTCCCAATCTAGAGCCAGCGCCAGCACTAGCTCTAGTGCCTTGTCCAGTGCCAgctccagagccagagccagcACCAGCTCCAGAGCTAGAGCCAGAACCAGCTCCAGAGCCAGAGCCAACGCCAGCTTCAGAGCTAGAGCCAGCTCTAGCGCCAGCTCCAGAGCTAGAGCCAGAGCCAGTACCAGCTCCAGAGCTAGAGCCAGAGCCAGTACCAGCTCCAGAGCTGGAGGCAGCTCTGTCACAAACTCTAGAGCTAGAGCCAACACCAGCACCAGAGCCTTCCTGGCCTTCGTCTGTGGCTGCAGAGAACGGGCTGAGTGAGGAGAAGCCTCACCTCTTGACGTTCCCACCTGACCTGGTAGCGGAGCAGTTTACACTGATGGACGCG gagCTGTTCAAGAAGGTGGTGCCCTACCACTGCCTGGGCTCCATCTGGTCCCAGCGGGACAAGAAGGGCAAGGAGCACCTGGCTCCCACCGTCCGTGCCACCGTCACCCAGTTCAACAATGTTGCCAACTGCGTCATCACCACCTGCCTCGGGGACCGGAGTGTGACGGCCCGTGACAGGGCCAGGGTGGTAGAGCACTGGATTGAGGTGGCCAGG GAGTGCCGAGTCCTCAAGAACTTCTCATCACTCTACGccatcctctctgctctgcaGAGCAACTCCATCCACCGACTGAAAAAGACGTGGGAAGAAGTTTCCAG ggaCAGCTTCCGAATCTTTCAGAAGCTGTCAGAGATTTTCTCAGACGAGAACAACTACTCACTGAGCAGAGAGCTGCTCATCAAG GAGGGGACCTCCAAGTTTGCCACGCTGGAGATGAACCCCAAGAGAGCCCAGAAACGGCCGAAAGAGACG GGTGTCATCCAGGGCACGGTTCCCTACCTGGGCACGTTCCTCACAGACCTGGTGATGCTGGACACTGCGATGAAGGACTATCTGTAT GGGAGACTGATCAACTTcgagaagaggaggaag GAATTCGAAGTGATCGCCCAGATCAAGCTGCTCCAGTCGGCCTGCAACAATTACAGCATTGCGCCTGAGGAGCACTTTGGGGCCTGGTTCCGGGCCATGGAGTGGCTCAGCGAGGCTGAGAG CTACAACCTGTCCTGTGAGCTGGAGCCCCCCTCTGAATCAGCCAGCAACACGCTCAAGGCCAAGAAGAACACTGCCATTGTTAAGCGCTGGAGCGA CCGCCAGGCCCCCAGCACAGAGCTCAGTACAAGCGGCAGCTCCCACTCCAAGTCCTGTGACCAGCTCAGGTGTGGCCCCTACCTCAGCAGCGGGGACATCGCTGATGCACTCAGCGTCCACTCAGCTGGCTCCTCCAGCTCCGATGTGGAGGAGATCAACATGAGCTTTGTCCCAGAGTCCCCCGATGGCCAGGAAAAGAAG TTCTGGGAGTCAGCTTCCCAGTCGTCCCCCGAGACCTCCGGCATCAGCTCAGCctccagcagcacctcctcctcgTCAGCCTCCACCACCCCCGTGGCCTCCACCCGTACCCACAAGCGCTCCGTCTCGGGGGTCTGCAGCTACAGCTCCTCGCTGCCCCTCTACAACCAGCAGGTGGGCGACTGCTGCATCATCCGTGTCAGCCTGGACGTGGACAACGGCAACATGTACAAGAGCATCCTG GTGACCAGCCAAGATAAAGCTCCGGCCGTAATCCGCAAGGCCATGGACAAACACAACCTGGATGAGGATGAGCCAGAGGACTATGAGCTGGTGCAGATTATTTCAGACGATCGAA AACTGAAGATCCCTGAAAACGCCAATGTGTTTTACGCTATGAACTCTACTGCCAACTATGACTTTGTCCTAAAGAAACGGACCTTCACCAAGGGGGCAAAGGTCAGGCATGGAGCCAGCTCAACCCTGCCTCGCATGAAGCAGAAGGGACTCAAGATTGCCAAAGGCATCTTCTAA
- the RALGDS gene encoding ral guanine nucleotide dissociation stimulator isoform X8, translating into MMVDCQSSTQEIGEELVNGVIYSISLRKVQVHHGTNKGQRWLGCENESALNLYETCKVRTVKAGTLEKLVERLVPAFQGSDLSYVTIFLCTYRAFTTTQQVLDLLFKRYGRCDALTASSRYGCILPYSDEDGGPQDQLRNAISSILGTWLDQYSEDFCQPPDFPCLKQLVAYVQLNMPGSDLERRAHHLLAQLEHAELIEAELEALSPAPVPALRPTPNLEPAPALALVPCPVPAPEPEPAPAPELEPEPAPEPEPTPASELEPALAPAPELEPEPVPAPELEPEPVPAPELEAALSQTLELEPTPAPEPSWPSSVAAENGLSEEKPHLLTFPPDLVAEQFTLMDAELFKKVVPYHCLGSIWSQRDKKGKEHLAPTVRATVTQFNNVANCVITTCLGDRSVTARDRARVVEHWIEVARECRVLKNFSSLYAILSALQSNSIHRLKKTWEEVSRDSFRIFQKLSEIFSDENNYSLSRELLIKEGTSKFATLEMNPKRAQKRPKETGVIQGTVPYLGTFLTDLVMLDTAMKDYLYGRLINFEKRRKEFEVIAQIKLLQSACNNYSIAPEEHFGAWFRAMEWLSEAESYNLSCELEPPSESASNTLKAKKNTAIVKRWSDRQAPSTELSTSGSSHSKSCDQLRCGPYLSSGDIADALSVHSAGSSSSDVEEINMSFVPESPDGQEKKFWESASQSSPETSGISSASSSTSSSSASTTPVASTRTHKRSVSGVCSYSSSLPLYNQQVGDCCIIRVSLDVDNGNMYKSILVTSQDKAPAVIRKAMDKHNLDEDEPEDYELVQIISDDRKLKIPENANVFYAMNSTANYDFVLKKRTFTKGAKVRHGASSTLPRMKQKGLKIAKGIF; encoded by the exons AGCTCTACGCAGGAGATTGGTGAGGAGCTGGTCAACGGGGTCATCTACTCCATCTCCCTGCGCAAGGTGCAGGTGCACCATGGCACCAACAAGGGCCAGCGCTGGCTCGGG TGTGAGAATGAGTCGGCCCTGAACCTGTATGAGACCTGCAAGGTGCGGACTGTGAAGGCAGGCACGCTGGAGAAGCTGGTGGAGCGCCTGGTGCCTGCCTTCCAGGGCAGCGACCTCTCCTACGTCACCATCTTTCTGTGCACCTACCGAGCCTTCACCACCACCCAGCAGGTCCTGGACCTGCTGTTCAAAAG GTACGGTAGATGTGATGCCCTCACGGCCTCCTCTAGATATGGATGCATCCTCCCTTACTCCGACGAGGACGGTGGACCCCAGGACCAACTGAGAAA TGCCATCTCCTCCATCCTGGGCACCTGGCTGGACCAGTACTCAGAGGACTTCTGTCAGCCCCCGGACTTTCCCTGCCTCAAGCAACTGGTGGCCTATGTGCAGCTCAACATGCCCGGCTCTGACCTGGAGCGCCGTGCCCACCATCTCCTGGCTCAGTTGGAGCACGCAGAGCTCATTGAGGCCGAGTTGGAGG CTCTGTCACCAGCTCCAGTGCCAGCTCTGAGACCAACTCCCAATCTAGAGCCAGCGCCAGCACTAGCTCTAGTGCCTTGTCCAGTGCCAgctccagagccagagccagcACCAGCTCCAGAGCTAGAGCCAGAACCAGCTCCAGAGCCAGAGCCAACGCCAGCTTCAGAGCTAGAGCCAGCTCTAGCGCCAGCTCCAGAGCTAGAGCCAGAGCCAGTACCAGCTCCAGAGCTAGAGCCAGAGCCAGTACCAGCTCCAGAGCTGGAGGCAGCTCTGTCACAAACTCTAGAGCTAGAGCCAACACCAGCACCAGAGCCTTCCTGGCCTTCGTCTGTGGCTGCAGAGAACGGGCTGAGTGAGGAGAAGCCTCACCTCTTGACGTTCCCACCTGACCTGGTAGCGGAGCAGTTTACACTGATGGACGCG gagCTGTTCAAGAAGGTGGTGCCCTACCACTGCCTGGGCTCCATCTGGTCCCAGCGGGACAAGAAGGGCAAGGAGCACCTGGCTCCCACCGTCCGTGCCACCGTCACCCAGTTCAACAATGTTGCCAACTGCGTCATCACCACCTGCCTCGGGGACCGGAGTGTGACGGCCCGTGACAGGGCCAGGGTGGTAGAGCACTGGATTGAGGTGGCCAGG GAGTGCCGAGTCCTCAAGAACTTCTCATCACTCTACGccatcctctctgctctgcaGAGCAACTCCATCCACCGACTGAAAAAGACGTGGGAAGAAGTTTCCAG ggaCAGCTTCCGAATCTTTCAGAAGCTGTCAGAGATTTTCTCAGACGAGAACAACTACTCACTGAGCAGAGAGCTGCTCATCAAG GAGGGGACCTCCAAGTTTGCCACGCTGGAGATGAACCCCAAGAGAGCCCAGAAACGGCCGAAAGAGACG GGTGTCATCCAGGGCACGGTTCCCTACCTGGGCACGTTCCTCACAGACCTGGTGATGCTGGACACTGCGATGAAGGACTATCTGTAT GGGAGACTGATCAACTTcgagaagaggaggaag GAATTCGAAGTGATCGCCCAGATCAAGCTGCTCCAGTCGGCCTGCAACAATTACAGCATTGCGCCTGAGGAGCACTTTGGGGCCTGGTTCCGGGCCATGGAGTGGCTCAGCGAGGCTGAGAG CTACAACCTGTCCTGTGAGCTGGAGCCCCCCTCTGAATCAGCCAGCAACACGCTCAAGGCCAAGAAGAACACTGCCATTGTTAAGCGCTGGAGCGA CCGCCAGGCCCCCAGCACAGAGCTCAGTACAAGCGGCAGCTCCCACTCCAAGTCCTGTGACCAGCTCAGGTGTGGCCCCTACCTCAGCAGCGGGGACATCGCTGATGCACTCAGCGTCCACTCAGCTGGCTCCTCCAGCTCCGATGTGGAGGAGATCAACATGAGCTTTGTCCCAGAGTCCCCCGATGGCCAGGAAAAGAAG TTCTGGGAGTCAGCTTCCCAGTCGTCCCCCGAGACCTCCGGCATCAGCTCAGCctccagcagcacctcctcctcgTCAGCCTCCACCACCCCCGTGGCCTCCACCCGTACCCACAAGCGCTCCGTCTCGGGGGTCTGCAGCTACAGCTCCTCGCTGCCCCTCTACAACCAGCAGGTGGGCGACTGCTGCATCATCCGTGTCAGCCTGGACGTGGACAACGGCAACATGTACAAGAGCATCCTG GTGACCAGCCAAGATAAAGCTCCGGCCGTAATCCGCAAGGCCATGGACAAACACAACCTGGATGAGGATGAGCCAGAGGACTATGAGCTGGTGCAGATTATTTCAGACGATCGAA AACTGAAGATCCCTGAAAACGCCAATGTGTTTTACGCTATGAACTCTACTGCCAACTATGACTTTGTCCTAAAGAAACGGACCTTCACCAAGGGGGCAAAGGTCAGGCATGGAGCCAGCTCAACCCTGCCTCGCATGAAGCAGAAGGGACTCAAGATTGCCAAAGGCATCTTCTAA
- the RALGDS gene encoding ral guanine nucleotide dissociation stimulator isoform X9 produces MCLWAGFGAPDGPRLLLASVVPLAQPAAHQGPRRSSTQEIGEELVNGVIYSISLRKVQVHHGTNKGQRWLGCENESALNLYETCKVRTVKAGTLEKLVERLVPAFQGSDLSYVTIFLCTYRAFTTTQQVLDLLFKRYGRCDALTASSRYGCILPYSDEDGGPQDQLRNAISSILGTWLDQYSEDFCQPPDFPCLKQLVAYVQLNMPGSDLERRAHHLLAQLEHAELIEAELEALSPAPVPALRPTPNLEPAPALALVPCPVPAPEPEPAPAPELEPEPAPEPEPTPASELEPALAPAPELEPEPVPAPELEPEPVPAPELEAALSQTLELEPTPAPEPSWPSSVAAENGLSEEKPHLLTFPPDLVAEQFTLMDAELFKKVVPYHCLGSIWSQRDKKGKEHLAPTVRATVTQFNNVANCVITTCLGDRSVTARDRARVVEHWIEVARECRVLKNFSSLYAILSALQSNSIHRLKKTWEEVSRDSFRIFQKLSEIFSDENNYSLSRELLIKEGTSKFATLEMNPKRAQKRPKETGVIQGTVPYLGTFLTDLVMLDTAMKDYLYGRLINFEKRRKEFEVIAQIKLLQSACNNYSIAPEEHFGAWFRAMEWLSEAESYNLSCELEPPSESASNTLKAKKNTAIVKRWSDRQAPSTELSTSGSSHSKSCDQLRCGPYLSSGDIADALSVHSAGSSSSDVEEINMSFVPESPDGQEKKFWESASQSSPETSGISSASSSTSSSSASTTPVASTRTHKRSVSGVCSYSSSLPLYNQQVGDCCIIRVSLDVDNGNMYKSILVTSQDKAPAVIRKAMDKHNLDEDEPEDYELVQIISDDRKLKIPENANVFYAMNSTANYDFVLKKRTFTKGAKVRHGASSTLPRMKQKGLKIAKGIF; encoded by the exons AGCTCTACGCAGGAGATTGGTGAGGAGCTGGTCAACGGGGTCATCTACTCCATCTCCCTGCGCAAGGTGCAGGTGCACCATGGCACCAACAAGGGCCAGCGCTGGCTCGGG TGTGAGAATGAGTCGGCCCTGAACCTGTATGAGACCTGCAAGGTGCGGACTGTGAAGGCAGGCACGCTGGAGAAGCTGGTGGAGCGCCTGGTGCCTGCCTTCCAGGGCAGCGACCTCTCCTACGTCACCATCTTTCTGTGCACCTACCGAGCCTTCACCACCACCCAGCAGGTCCTGGACCTGCTGTTCAAAAG GTACGGTAGATGTGATGCCCTCACGGCCTCCTCTAGATATGGATGCATCCTCCCTTACTCCGACGAGGACGGTGGACCCCAGGACCAACTGAGAAA TGCCATCTCCTCCATCCTGGGCACCTGGCTGGACCAGTACTCAGAGGACTTCTGTCAGCCCCCGGACTTTCCCTGCCTCAAGCAACTGGTGGCCTATGTGCAGCTCAACATGCCCGGCTCTGACCTGGAGCGCCGTGCCCACCATCTCCTGGCTCAGTTGGAGCACGCAGAGCTCATTGAGGCCGAGTTGGAGG CTCTGTCACCAGCTCCAGTGCCAGCTCTGAGACCAACTCCCAATCTAGAGCCAGCGCCAGCACTAGCTCTAGTGCCTTGTCCAGTGCCAgctccagagccagagccagcACCAGCTCCAGAGCTAGAGCCAGAACCAGCTCCAGAGCCAGAGCCAACGCCAGCTTCAGAGCTAGAGCCAGCTCTAGCGCCAGCTCCAGAGCTAGAGCCAGAGCCAGTACCAGCTCCAGAGCTAGAGCCAGAGCCAGTACCAGCTCCAGAGCTGGAGGCAGCTCTGTCACAAACTCTAGAGCTAGAGCCAACACCAGCACCAGAGCCTTCCTGGCCTTCGTCTGTGGCTGCAGAGAACGGGCTGAGTGAGGAGAAGCCTCACCTCTTGACGTTCCCACCTGACCTGGTAGCGGAGCAGTTTACACTGATGGACGCG gagCTGTTCAAGAAGGTGGTGCCCTACCACTGCCTGGGCTCCATCTGGTCCCAGCGGGACAAGAAGGGCAAGGAGCACCTGGCTCCCACCGTCCGTGCCACCGTCACCCAGTTCAACAATGTTGCCAACTGCGTCATCACCACCTGCCTCGGGGACCGGAGTGTGACGGCCCGTGACAGGGCCAGGGTGGTAGAGCACTGGATTGAGGTGGCCAGG GAGTGCCGAGTCCTCAAGAACTTCTCATCACTCTACGccatcctctctgctctgcaGAGCAACTCCATCCACCGACTGAAAAAGACGTGGGAAGAAGTTTCCAG ggaCAGCTTCCGAATCTTTCAGAAGCTGTCAGAGATTTTCTCAGACGAGAACAACTACTCACTGAGCAGAGAGCTGCTCATCAAG GAGGGGACCTCCAAGTTTGCCACGCTGGAGATGAACCCCAAGAGAGCCCAGAAACGGCCGAAAGAGACG GGTGTCATCCAGGGCACGGTTCCCTACCTGGGCACGTTCCTCACAGACCTGGTGATGCTGGACACTGCGATGAAGGACTATCTGTAT GGGAGACTGATCAACTTcgagaagaggaggaag GAATTCGAAGTGATCGCCCAGATCAAGCTGCTCCAGTCGGCCTGCAACAATTACAGCATTGCGCCTGAGGAGCACTTTGGGGCCTGGTTCCGGGCCATGGAGTGGCTCAGCGAGGCTGAGAG CTACAACCTGTCCTGTGAGCTGGAGCCCCCCTCTGAATCAGCCAGCAACACGCTCAAGGCCAAGAAGAACACTGCCATTGTTAAGCGCTGGAGCGA CCGCCAGGCCCCCAGCACAGAGCTCAGTACAAGCGGCAGCTCCCACTCCAAGTCCTGTGACCAGCTCAGGTGTGGCCCCTACCTCAGCAGCGGGGACATCGCTGATGCACTCAGCGTCCACTCAGCTGGCTCCTCCAGCTCCGATGTGGAGGAGATCAACATGAGCTTTGTCCCAGAGTCCCCCGATGGCCAGGAAAAGAAG TTCTGGGAGTCAGCTTCCCAGTCGTCCCCCGAGACCTCCGGCATCAGCTCAGCctccagcagcacctcctcctcgTCAGCCTCCACCACCCCCGTGGCCTCCACCCGTACCCACAAGCGCTCCGTCTCGGGGGTCTGCAGCTACAGCTCCTCGCTGCCCCTCTACAACCAGCAGGTGGGCGACTGCTGCATCATCCGTGTCAGCCTGGACGTGGACAACGGCAACATGTACAAGAGCATCCTG GTGACCAGCCAAGATAAAGCTCCGGCCGTAATCCGCAAGGCCATGGACAAACACAACCTGGATGAGGATGAGCCAGAGGACTATGAGCTGGTGCAGATTATTTCAGACGATCGAA AACTGAAGATCCCTGAAAACGCCAATGTGTTTTACGCTATGAACTCTACTGCCAACTATGACTTTGTCCTAAAGAAACGGACCTTCACCAAGGGGGCAAAGGTCAGGCATGGAGCCAGCTCAACCCTGCCTCGCATGAAGCAGAAGGGACTCAAGATTGCCAAAGGCATCTTCTAA